Proteins encoded by one window of Mastacembelus armatus chromosome 23, fMasArm1.2, whole genome shotgun sequence:
- the lta4h gene encoding leukotriene A-4 hydrolase, giving the protein MSSDPCSFSSFTRCVTKHLNLSFHLDFDRHIIRGKVELTVEALEDRFSALTLDTKDLKIISALANGQPARFSLGPKHSFKGTPLDITLPFEISRGQHVIVEVTYETSTSASALQWLTPEQTAGKKQPYLFSQCQAHHCRSMVPCQDSPSVKHTYYAQVSVPKDLVAVMSAMRDGQEDDPQDSNRTIYRFRQPVPMPSYLIAIVVGALESREIGPRSRVWSEKEFVDKAAFEFSETETMLKTAEDLVGPYVWGQYDILVLPPSFPYGGMENPCLTFATPTLLAGDKSLSDVIAHEISHSWTGNLVTNKTWEHFWLNEGHTVYLERMIGRCMKSEQFRQFDAIGGWKDLQDSVNTFGANNPLTNLVPSLQDVDPDDAFSSVPYEKGFALLYHLEELMGGPEVFMGFVKSYIQMFAYSSVTTEEWKNYLFTYFKDKVNILKKVDWNAWMFTPGMPPVKPQYDTTLADACIALSQKWIKAKDQDLSSFKKSDVKVLSSQQLTEFLSLLLHEDPLPLSHVKKMQEVYDLNAYMNSEIRFRWLRLCVRSRWEEAVPTALKMATEQGRMKFTRPLFREVYNFEKYRDEAVRVFLASQAAMHPVTSGLVAKDLKVGASNTTSL; this is encoded by the exons ATGTCTTCAGACCCgtgctccttctcctctttcacCAGGTGCGTCACCAAACACCTGAACCTGTCCTTCCACCTGGATTTCGACAGACACATCATCAGGGGCAAGGTGGAGCTGACCGTGGAGGCGCTGGAGGACCGGTTCTCTGCTCTG ACTTTGGACACCAAAGACCTGAAAATCATCTCAGCGTTGGCAAATGGACAGCCAGCTCGCTTCAGTCTGGGCCCCAAACACAGCTTCAAGGGCACGCCACTTGACATCACACTGCCCTTTGAGATTTCTAG AGGACAGCATGTGATCGTGGAGGTGACCTATGAGACGTCTACGTCTGCGTCAGCTCTGCAATGGCTTACACCTGAACAAACTGCTGGAAAGAAGCAGCCATACCTGTTCAGCCAGTGTCAG GCTCATCACTGCAGGAGCATGGTCCCCTGTCAGGACAGTCCGTCTGTCAAACACACTTACTATGCTCAG GTGTCTGTACCCAAGGATCTAGTAGCAGTGATGAGTGCAATGAGAGATGGACAGGAGGACGATCCCCAGGACAGCAACCGCACCATTTACAGATTCAGACAGCCG GTGCCCATGCCTTCTTACCTGATAGCAATCGTGGTTGGAGCCCTGGAAAGCAG GGAGATTGGTCCAAGATCCAGAGTCTGGTCTGAGAAGGAGTTTGTGGATAAAGCAGCGTTTGAATTCTCTGAG ACTGAGACCATGCTGAAGACAGCTGAAGATCTAGTTGGACCGTATGTTTGGGGTCAGTACGATATCCTGGTTCTACCACCATCTTTCCCCTATGGAGGCATGGAAAACCCTTGTCTGACCTTTGCTACACCCACCTTACTG GCAGGCGATAAATCTCTGTCTGAT GTCATAGCTCATGAGATCTCTCATAGCTGGACTGGTAATCTGGTGACCAACAAGACCTGGGAACACTTCTG GTTGAATGAAGGTCACACGGTGTACCTGGAGAGGATGATTGGCAGATGTATGAAGAGTGAACAGTTCAGGCAGTTTGATGCCATAGGGGGTTGGAAGGACCTGCAGGACTCT GTGAACACTTTTGGAGCCAACAACCCTCTGACTAACCTAGTCCCCAGTCTGCAGGACGTTGACCCTGATGATGCCTTCTCATCTGTTCCCTACGAGAAAGGGTTTGCTCTGCTGTATCACCTGGAGGAGCTAATGGGAGGCCCAG AGGTGTTTATGGGCTTTGTGAAGTCCTACATCCAGATGTTTGCGTACAGCAGTGTCACTACGGAAGAGTGGAAGAACTATCTGTTTACCTATTTCAAAGACAAG GTGAACATACTGAAGAAGGTGGACTGGAACGCCTGGATGTTCACTCCAGGCATGCCTCCTGTTAAACCTCA gTATGACACCACACTAGCTGATGCTTGCATCGCTCTCAGCCAGAAGTGGATCAAG GCTAAAGATCAGGATCTAAGCAGCTTCAAGAAGTCTGATGTGAAGGTGCTGTCGTCCCAACAGCTCactgagtttctttccctcctgCTGCATGAG GATCCTCTCCCTTTGTCTCATGTAAAGAAGATGCAGGAGGTTTATGATCTCAATGCCTACATGAACTCAGAGATTCGCTTCAG GTGGCTAAGGTTATGTGTTCGGTCGAGGTGGGAGGAAGCAGTTCCCACAGCACTGAAGATGGCAACAGAACAGGGCAGGATGAAATTCACAAGACCTCTGTTCAG GGAGGTGTATAACTTTGAAAAGTATCGTGATGAAGCGGTTCGAGTGTTTCTGGCTTCCCAAGCAGCAATGCACCCGGTTACCTCTGGACTGGTTGCCAAAGACCTGAAAGTGGGCGCCAGCAACACCACCAGTCTATAA